The following proteins are co-located in the Bacillus pumilus genome:
- a CDS encoding type III pantothenate kinase, whose protein sequence is MLLVIDVGNTNTVLGVYHNGDLNYHWRIETSRHKTEDEFGMSIRSLFEYVGLMFDQIEGIIISSVVPPMMFALERMCEKYFHITPQIVGPGMKTGLNIMCDNPKEVGADRIVNAVAAIHLYGAPLIVVDFGTATTYCYINEQKQYMGGAIAPGITISTEALYTRAAKLPRIEIVRPDHIVGKNTISAMQSGILYGYVGQVEGIVKRMKQQAKQTPKVIATGGLSTLIGNESDCIDMVDPFLTLKGLQLIYERNRVGVL, encoded by the coding sequence TTGTTACTCGTGATAGATGTAGGAAACACAAATACCGTTTTAGGTGTTTATCATAATGGCGATCTAAATTACCATTGGCGAATTGAAACAAGCCGTCATAAAACAGAAGATGAATTTGGTATGTCCATCCGGTCTTTATTTGAGTATGTAGGGCTGATGTTTGACCAAATAGAAGGTATTATCATCTCCTCTGTGGTCCCGCCAATGATGTTTGCACTAGAAAGAATGTGCGAAAAGTACTTTCACATTACACCCCAAATTGTAGGGCCTGGGATGAAGACTGGACTAAACATTATGTGCGACAACCCAAAGGAAGTCGGCGCTGATCGAATTGTCAATGCGGTGGCGGCCATTCACCTATATGGGGCGCCTCTCATTGTGGTAGACTTTGGAACAGCGACAACCTACTGCTATATCAATGAACAAAAACAATACATGGGTGGAGCAATTGCACCGGGTATTACCATCTCAACGGAGGCTTTATATACAAGAGCGGCTAAGCTGCCGAGAATTGAAATCGTCCGCCCAGATCACATCGTTGGAAAAAACACCATCAGTGCGATGCAATCAGGTATCCTTTATGGATATGTTGGACAAGTAGAGGGAATAGTGAAACGGATGAAGCAGCAAGCCAAACAAACACCGAAAGTCATTGCAACTGGTGGCTTGTCTACATTGATTGGAAATGAATCAGACTGTATTGATATGGTCGATCCGTTCTTAACATTAAAAGGACTCCAATTAATTTATGAACGTAATCGTGTCGGTGTACTATAG
- the hslO gene encoding Hsp33 family molecular chaperone HslO: MDYLVKALAYDGKVRAYAANTTDTINEAQRRHHTWPTASAAIGRTMTATVMMGAMLKGENKLTVKIEGGGPIGAIIADGNAKGQVRGYVSNPQVHFDLNEHGKLDVRRAVGTTGTLSVVKDIGLKDHFTGQTEIVSGEIGDDFTYYLVSSEQVPSSVGVGVLVNPDNSILAAGGFIIQLLPGTEDAVIERLEKRLSTIEPISKLIEKGMTPEEILEEVLGEKPQILETVPVEFSCNCSKERFANGIISLGKAEIEDMIEQDGQAEAQCHFCNETYVFTKEELEELREEITR, from the coding sequence ATGGATTACTTAGTTAAAGCGTTAGCATATGACGGTAAAGTCCGTGCATATGCTGCAAACACAACAGATACAATCAACGAAGCACAAAGGAGACACCATACGTGGCCAACTGCGTCAGCAGCGATTGGGAGAACCATGACGGCTACAGTTATGATGGGAGCCATGCTCAAAGGTGAGAACAAGTTAACTGTCAAAATTGAAGGCGGTGGACCAATCGGAGCCATCATCGCTGATGGAAATGCAAAAGGTCAGGTTCGCGGATATGTCTCAAACCCACAAGTTCACTTTGATTTAAACGAACATGGCAAGCTGGATGTCAGACGTGCAGTTGGAACAACAGGAACATTAAGTGTTGTGAAAGATATTGGGCTGAAAGACCACTTTACAGGACAAACAGAAATCGTCTCAGGTGAAATTGGAGATGACTTCACTTATTACCTCGTCTCTTCTGAGCAAGTGCCTTCCTCTGTAGGCGTAGGCGTCCTTGTCAATCCAGACAACTCTATCCTCGCGGCAGGCGGTTTCATCATTCAATTGCTGCCTGGAACAGAAGATGCAGTCATTGAAAGACTAGAAAAACGTTTATCCACAATTGAACCGATTTCGAAACTCATTGAAAAAGGGATGACACCAGAAGAAATTTTAGAAGAAGTTCTTGGTGAAAAACCTCAAATTTTAGAAACTGTACCTGTCGAATTCTCTTGTAACTGCTCAAAAGAACGGTTTGCTAATGGCATTATCAGCTTAGGAAAAGCCGAAATTGAAGATATGATTGAACAAGACGGACAAGCAGAAGCTCAATGCCATTTTTGTAACGAAACGTATGTATTTACAAAAGAAGAGCTAGAAGAGCTACGTGAAGAAATAACCCGCTAA
- a CDS encoding peptidyl-prolyl cis-trans isomerase, with translation MRLKARVVWTFILVLLMINAVVIAYVLTKSQMSQASSNGKNGEEIASIGKEKVTRQEWLKKMEDRYGKATLEQMINQKVVNQLAKENKLEVSSKEINRELLMLKAVSNNFYEDGHTSEKEWKEQIRYQILLEQLLTRDAVVSEKEAKAFYEKNKDLYQYDDSYRIRHIVVKTKDEAENVLKDLKGGSSFEAVAAERSIDRYTSPYGGDLGFVTEEQESIPALYIQEAQKLQPDEWTKEPIETKNGYAIIQLKEKLNGRSFSYEEVKDQIKRQIAMEDLGEKANVKTLWKEAKVTWFYDGEQD, from the coding sequence ATGAGACTAAAAGCAAGAGTGGTATGGACATTTATCCTCGTTTTGCTCATGATCAATGCCGTTGTCATTGCATATGTACTAACAAAATCGCAAATGTCGCAGGCTTCCTCAAACGGGAAGAACGGTGAAGAAATTGCGTCCATTGGAAAAGAGAAGGTTACGCGTCAAGAATGGTTAAAGAAGATGGAAGACCGCTACGGAAAGGCAACACTTGAACAAATGATCAATCAGAAGGTAGTCAATCAGCTTGCGAAGGAAAACAAGCTAGAGGTGTCTTCAAAAGAGATCAATCGTGAATTACTGATGCTTAAAGCGGTTTCTAATAATTTCTACGAAGATGGACATACAAGTGAAAAGGAATGGAAAGAACAGATTCGTTATCAAATTTTATTAGAACAGCTCTTAACGAGAGATGCCGTTGTTTCTGAAAAAGAAGCCAAAGCCTTTTATGAAAAAAACAAGGACTTATATCAATATGATGATTCATACCGTATTCGTCATATTGTCGTTAAGACAAAGGACGAGGCTGAAAACGTGTTGAAAGATTTAAAAGGCGGATCTAGTTTCGAAGCCGTGGCAGCTGAACGCTCGATCGACCGCTACACTTCACCCTACGGCGGAGATCTTGGTTTTGTGACAGAAGAGCAAGAGAGTATCCCAGCTCTATACATACAAGAAGCTCAAAAGCTTCAGCCAGATGAATGGACGAAAGAGCCGATTGAGACCAAAAACGGGTATGCCATCATCCAATTAAAAGAAAAATTAAATGGCCGCTCCTTCTCTTATGAAGAAGTCAAAGATCAGATCAAAAGACAGATCGCCATGGAAGATCTAGGTGAAAAGGCGAATGTCAAAACCCTGTGGAAAGAAGCAAAAGTCACATGGTTTTACGATGGAGAGCAGGACTAA
- the cysK gene encoding cysteine synthase A, translated as MARIANSVFELIGNTPVVKLNRLVEEDSADVYLKLEYMNPGSSVKDRIALAMIEDAEAKGTLKAGDTLIEPTSGNTGIGLAMVAAAKGINAILVMPETMSQERRNLLRAYGAELVLTPGAEGMKGAIKKAEELAEEHGYFMPQQFNNEANAEIHRRTTGKEILDQFDGELDAFIAGVGTGGTITGAGEVLKEAIPSIQLYAVEPTDSPVLSGGKPGPHKIQGIGAGFVPSILNTEVYDGIIQVRNEDAFELARKAAKEEGILGGISSGAAIYAALQTAKKLGKGKKVLAIIPSNGERYLSTPLYQFD; from the coding sequence ATGGCTCGTATTGCAAATTCAGTTTTTGAACTAATAGGAAATACACCAGTCGTTAAATTAAACCGTTTAGTAGAAGAAGACAGTGCAGATGTCTACTTGAAACTTGAATATATGAACCCGGGCAGCAGTGTGAAAGATCGTATTGCGTTAGCCATGATCGAAGATGCTGAAGCGAAAGGTACATTAAAAGCTGGCGACACGCTCATTGAGCCAACAAGTGGAAACACGGGAATCGGTCTTGCGATGGTAGCGGCTGCTAAAGGAATCAATGCGATTTTGGTTATGCCGGAAACAATGAGTCAGGAGCGACGCAACCTTTTACGCGCTTACGGTGCAGAGCTTGTATTAACACCAGGTGCAGAAGGAATGAAAGGTGCCATCAAAAAAGCGGAAGAACTGGCAGAAGAGCATGGTTATTTCATGCCTCAGCAGTTTAACAACGAAGCCAATGCTGAGATTCACCGCCGTACAACTGGGAAGGAAATTCTTGATCAGTTTGATGGCGAGCTTGATGCGTTTATTGCAGGTGTTGGTACGGGCGGTACGATTACAGGGGCTGGTGAAGTCCTAAAAGAAGCCATCCCATCTATTCAACTTTATGCGGTAGAGCCTACAGATTCCCCAGTATTATCAGGAGGAAAGCCAGGTCCGCATAAAATTCAAGGGATTGGAGCAGGGTTTGTTCCATCCATCTTGAATACGGAAGTATATGACGGCATTATCCAAGTAAGAAACGAAGATGCATTTGAGCTTGCAAGAAAGGCAGCAAAAGAGGAAGGAATTCTTGGCGGTATTTCTTCAGGAGCCGCCATTTATGCAGCTCTTCAAACAGCGAAGAAGCTTGGTAAAGGGAAAAAAGTGTTAGCGATCATCCCAAGTAATGGTGAGCGTTACCTCAGTACACCTCTATATCAATTCGATTAA
- a CDS encoding anthranilate synthase component I family protein, translated as MTQRRPMGIKIPFTKDAFLKRYEQLAASETHHVLLESARGGTYSIAGIHPIAKAKGKDGMTTIHYQDEVLFKEGDPFRAFADWFQTLQTETNEDYPDFQGGAIGFLSYDYARYIEHFKMLSIDDLKTPDLYFLVFNDVAVFDHEKDMLWLITHTEGEEPVSEAHRRLEELKLSWTSSSEESVHSPVSVTSSEFVPAAPFTEETFGEAVEKIKQYIANGDVFQVNLSIRQDEQLHTHPYDLYKTLRQVNPSPYMSYLHTPDFQIVCGSPELLIKKKGIQLETRPIAGTRSRGKDDAEDQALAKELIENEKERAEHVMLVDLERNDLGRVSTYGSVQVNEFMAIEKYSHVMHIVSNVQGELRAECDAVDVMHAVFPGGTITGAPKVRTMEIIEELEPTRRGLYTGSIGWFGFNQDMHFNIVIRTAYCTEGKAFMQSGAGIVIDSVPKHEYKESIKKAYAVKKALQLSKEETILS; from the coding sequence ATGACACAACGCAGGCCGATGGGCATCAAAATTCCTTTTACGAAAGATGCATTCTTGAAAAGATACGAACAACTAGCTGCAAGTGAAACACACCATGTCCTTCTTGAAAGTGCACGCGGCGGAACATATAGCATTGCTGGAATTCACCCGATTGCTAAAGCAAAAGGGAAAGACGGGATGACAACCATCCATTATCAAGATGAGGTGCTGTTTAAAGAAGGTGACCCATTCAGAGCCTTTGCTGATTGGTTTCAAACCCTCCAAACCGAAACGAACGAGGATTACCCTGACTTTCAAGGCGGAGCGATTGGATTTTTAAGCTATGACTATGCAAGGTATATCGAGCATTTTAAAATGCTGTCAATCGATGATCTCAAGACACCTGACCTGTATTTCCTCGTGTTTAATGATGTCGCGGTCTTTGATCACGAAAAAGATATGCTATGGCTCATTACTCACACAGAGGGAGAGGAACCTGTGAGTGAAGCTCATCGAAGGTTGGAGGAATTGAAGCTAAGCTGGACAAGCTCTTCAGAAGAATCAGTACACTCACCTGTCAGCGTAACTTCTTCAGAATTTGTGCCAGCTGCACCTTTTACTGAAGAAACCTTCGGAGAAGCAGTAGAGAAAATTAAGCAATATATCGCAAACGGTGATGTGTTCCAAGTGAACCTATCCATCAGACAAGATGAACAGCTCCATACTCATCCGTATGATTTATACAAAACATTACGTCAGGTGAACCCATCTCCTTATATGTCTTATCTGCACACGCCAGATTTTCAGATTGTTTGTGGATCTCCAGAGCTGCTGATTAAGAAAAAAGGCATTCAACTAGAAACAAGACCGATTGCTGGCACAAGGTCACGAGGCAAGGACGACGCTGAGGATCAAGCGCTGGCAAAAGAACTCATTGAAAATGAAAAAGAACGCGCGGAGCATGTCATGCTCGTTGATCTTGAGCGAAATGACCTTGGTCGCGTGTCCACTTACGGCTCCGTGCAGGTGAACGAGTTTATGGCGATTGAGAAATATTCACACGTGATGCACATTGTATCCAATGTACAAGGGGAGCTGCGTGCTGAATGTGATGCAGTAGATGTCATGCATGCTGTATTCCCAGGCGGAACGATCACAGGTGCTCCAAAAGTGAGAACGATGGAAATCATAGAAGAACTTGAGCCAACAAGACGTGGGCTTTATACTGGATCTATAGGCTGGTTTGGATTCAATCAAGATATGCACTTTAATATCGTCATTCGTACTGCGTACTGTACAGAGGGCAAAGCCTTTATGCAGTCAGGTGCCGGTATTGTGATTGATTCTGTACCAAAGCACGAATATAAAGAATCCATTAAAAAAGCCTATGCAGTAAAAAAAGCATTACAGCTGAGCAAAGAAGAGACTATTTTGAGTTAG
- the pabA gene encoding aminodeoxychorismate/anthranilate synthase component II, whose protein sequence is MILMIDNYDSFTYNLVQYLGELGEELIVKRNDQVTIQEIEQLKPDFLMISPGPCSPDEAGISMEAIKHFAGKIPIFGVCLGHQSIAQVFGGDVIRAERLMHGKTSEIEHDGKGVFTGLQNPLVATRYHSLIVKNETLPECFAATASTKEGELMAIRHKELPIESVQFHPESIMTSFGKEMLKNFIETYRKEGHEVNA, encoded by the coding sequence ATGATATTAATGATTGATAATTATGATTCATTTACGTACAACCTGGTCCAGTATTTAGGTGAGCTTGGAGAAGAATTGATTGTGAAACGGAATGATCAAGTAACAATTCAAGAAATCGAACAGCTCAAGCCAGACTTTCTGATGATTTCTCCAGGACCATGCAGTCCTGATGAAGCGGGAATTAGTATGGAGGCGATCAAGCATTTTGCCGGAAAGATACCGATCTTCGGTGTGTGTTTAGGTCATCAATCTATCGCACAAGTCTTTGGCGGAGATGTGATTCGCGCAGAGCGGTTAATGCATGGTAAAACGTCAGAGATCGAACATGACGGCAAAGGTGTCTTCACTGGACTCCAAAATCCGCTCGTCGCAACGAGGTATCATTCATTAATTGTCAAAAACGAGACGCTGCCGGAGTGCTTTGCCGCAACAGCTAGCACGAAGGAAGGCGAGCTCATGGCCATTCGCCATAAAGAACTGCCAATTGAAAGTGTTCAGTTCCATCCTGAATCGATTATGACTTCCTTCGGAAAAGAAATGCTCAAGAATTTCATTGAAACCTATCGTAAAGAGGGGCATGAAGTAAACGCATGA
- the pabC gene encoding aminodeoxychorismate lyase has translation MIIYLNGQYIEEKDATLSPFDHGFLYGIGVFETFTSLAGQVFLLDWHLERLNQSLRDLCIESTIEKPFVLDIIHTLLNQNHIADGRARIRFNVSAGRGNGFSADPYEEPVVFVMISPFRPESLLDEKQGIFLQTRRNTPEGPRRLKSHHYMNNLLAKREVGNDPSIEGIFLTKEDDVAEGITSNVFWRKEDVIYTPSLDTGILSGVTRRYCIETLHALGILLVEGRYPVSHLLSADEAWMTNSVQGIVPFRRIGEIVLPKNNRTISTKLRTQYTKERLEHKE, from the coding sequence ATGATCATTTATCTGAACGGTCAGTATATAGAGGAGAAAGACGCGACTCTTTCTCCTTTTGATCATGGATTTCTATATGGCATCGGTGTATTCGAAACATTTACCAGCCTGGCAGGACAAGTCTTCCTGTTAGATTGGCATCTTGAAAGGCTCAATCAATCGTTACGTGACCTTTGCATCGAATCCACAATAGAGAAACCATTTGTACTCGACATCATTCATACCTTACTGAATCAAAACCATATAGCCGATGGTCGTGCGAGGATTCGCTTCAATGTCTCTGCGGGCAGAGGCAATGGATTTTCTGCAGACCCTTATGAAGAGCCTGTCGTTTTTGTGATGATCTCTCCATTCCGGCCGGAGTCTCTACTAGATGAAAAGCAGGGAATCTTTCTTCAAACGAGGAGAAACACACCAGAAGGTCCAAGGCGCCTCAAGTCTCATCATTATATGAACAACCTGCTGGCTAAAAGAGAAGTAGGGAACGACCCATCGATAGAAGGCATCTTTTTAACAAAAGAAGATGATGTGGCAGAAGGAATTACCTCGAATGTATTTTGGCGAAAAGAAGATGTGATCTATACACCGTCACTTGATACAGGTATCTTAAGTGGGGTAACCCGTCGATATTGTATAGAAACGCTTCACGCGCTGGGGATCTTGCTTGTAGAAGGACGGTACCCAGTCTCACATCTGCTCTCAGCTGATGAAGCATGGATGACCAATTCTGTTCAGGGGATTGTGCCTTTCAGGCGTATAGGAGAAATCGTCTTGCCGAAAAATAACCGAACGATCTCAACAAAGTTGAGAACGCAATATACAAAAGAACGTCTAGAACATAAAGAGTAG
- the folP gene encoding dihydropteroate synthase: protein MTQQVIKQPKIIQAKRHTLSYEEKTLVMGILNVTPDSFSDGGKFNQMDKALAHAAQMLEDGAHIIDIGGESTRPGAALVSEQEELSRVIPVIEKITKELDVPISIDTYKAHVADEAVKAGASIINDVWGAKADPQMSHVVAKHNVPIILMHNRPERNYTHLIPDMMADLKESVQIVRQAGVRDDMIILDPGVGFAKNKTDNLMVMNELEHFCHLGYPLLLATSRKRFIGAVLDLPPEERTEGTGATVCLGIQKGSAMVRVHDVKEVARMAKMMDAMLNKGGAYHR, encoded by the coding sequence ATGACACAACAAGTGATAAAACAGCCTAAAATCATACAAGCCAAGCGCCACACCCTTAGTTATGAAGAAAAGACATTGGTCATGGGCATTTTAAATGTCACACCTGACTCTTTTTCAGATGGAGGAAAGTTTAATCAAATGGATAAAGCGCTGGCTCATGCAGCGCAGATGTTGGAAGATGGAGCGCATATCATCGATATTGGCGGAGAATCGACTCGGCCGGGAGCGGCACTTGTCTCAGAGCAAGAGGAGCTTTCAAGAGTGATACCTGTGATTGAGAAGATCACAAAAGAATTGGATGTACCTATTTCCATTGATACGTATAAAGCTCATGTCGCAGATGAGGCGGTGAAAGCTGGAGCCTCCATCATTAATGATGTATGGGGAGCAAAAGCGGATCCTCAAATGTCACATGTAGTAGCGAAGCACAATGTTCCGATCATCTTAATGCACAATCGACCAGAGCGAAACTACACACATCTGATTCCAGATATGATGGCAGATTTGAAAGAAAGTGTTCAAATTGTCAGACAAGCGGGTGTCCGTGATGACATGATTATATTAGATCCAGGTGTAGGATTTGCAAAAAATAAAACAGACAACCTGATGGTGATGAATGAACTTGAACATTTTTGCCATCTCGGCTATCCGCTGCTTCTTGCTACATCTCGAAAACGATTCATCGGCGCTGTCTTAGATCTGCCGCCTGAAGAACGGACAGAAGGAACGGGTGCCACGGTCTGCCTAGGGATTCAAAAGGGCAGTGCGATGGTCCGTGTGCATGATGTGAAAGAAGTTGCAAGAATGGCAAAAATGATGGATGCCATGCTGAATAAGGGAGGCGCTTATCATCGATAA